AAGGACTGTTTTAAGGATTGATGCATTCACTAGAACTGTCAATCAAGGAAATCCAGCAGGGGTTGTGTTGAATGGTGATGATTATAATTCACAAGAAATGCAAGAAATTGCCAGAGAAGTAGGCTTTAATGAAACTGTATTTATCTGTGCAAGTGAAAAAGCGGATAGTAAGTTACGGTATTTTACTCCTGGTCATGAGACACCGCTTTGTGGTCATGCAACAATGGGGGCGGTGTTTGCGTTATCGGAGGGAAAAGGAGATCGTCGATTGCAAATTGAAACTGGCGCAGGAGTTTTACCAGTAGATTATAATGACCAAGATAAAAAAATTACTATGCAGCAAGCAAAACCCAAGTTTCTCGATTTTAAAGGAGATCGGTTGGCGCTTTGTAAAAGTCTTGGTATTCAATTGCAAGATATTCATCCAGATTTGCCGATTCAATATGGCAATACGGGTTCTTGGACGCTGCTTTTGCCTGTAGTTCATTCAGACGTATTAGATAAAATGCAGCCAAATTCAACTGATTTTCCGAATATATTAAAAGAAATGCCGAAATCATCAATCCATCCGTTTGCTTTGTGTTCAAGAGAAGCAGGTACATTTTATGCCAGACATTTTTCTTCTCCATTTTCTGGGACAACAGAAGATTCTGTCACTGGAACGGCATCTGGGGTGATGGGCGCCTATTCATTAAATCATATATACACCAAAGAAAAAAACAAAGAGATTACAATTCATCAGGGAAAGCATGTCCAAAGTGAAGGAACTGTCTGGGTGCAGGTATTTCGTGAAGCTCTAGGGGAACATAAGGTAATTATTTCTGGTAATGCTTGTTATAATGGAGAATTCGATGTAGGTAGGGTTGATTAAAAGGACAATGAGAGAGGAGCAAAACGAAAGATCAGTTTTGTTTCGCTTTCTAAATTTGAATAAACGGTCGGGCCAGAAACAACTCTTAGAGTTAAATGTTTCTGGTCCAACCGTTGTTCTTTAACGTTGGGATCTATTCCTTAATATGCGGTGAACGCCATGAATCTTGGATTGTTTTTCAATAGGTGCATTATCAATCATTAATATAGCAATCATTACATAGGCGATAAAACTGTTTCTAGAGTATAAGGTGTATCTAGGAATCCATCTAGACGCATATTTTTCTTTATAGTCTCTTAAACCTTGAAAAGAATAAAAGCGTGAACCAAATTCATAGACTAAATAGGCGATCCGTTCTTGGATAAAACTTTTTTTCGAAGTACCGACATTTGATAAAGGAGCCATTCCTAGATTAAAATAAGTCATTCCTTCTTCGTTCATGTAATTGAATAAAGAAACAAAAAGGTAATCCATAACACCAGAAGGCGCATGTTTACTGTATCTCATCAAGTCAATGGTTCCTTCTTCTTTGGTATAAGTTGGCATGATTGTCGCAAATGCAACGATTTTATTCTCCTGATTTTTCGCAATTGCAAGTTCTCCTCGCTGGATATAGGGTTCAAAAAGAACCCAAGTGAGAACCCTTTTTCTTTGCGACTGCCTAACCATTCATCAGAAACTTGCTTTAATTCATCCATCAATACATCTGAATAAGGAGGGCGAAGAACTTCAAAATGATAATTTTCTTTGGCAAAACGATTCATCACAGCTCGTTCGCTTTTCATTTTTTTACCCGACAATGTAAAATTAGGCAAATCGACATGTGCTTCTTCACCCATTTTTATAAAGTCATAGCCAAATTCATGTAAGAACATCACAATCTCTTCTGAAACTTCATAGAACACTGGCAGATAGCCCAAAAGATCGGCTTCGGTGATAAACTGTTCAATTGCAGTTTGGAAGTCTTCTTTTTTACCCGATGGATCCCCCATCACGATGCATTTGTTATTCACTGTTTTACATTGAATTAAAACGGTCTCTTCGCCATTAGAATCGGTGTAAACATACATTTCTTTATCTTCCAGAAAAATCAATTGACTGTCCGTGTTTCCACCATATTTTTTCAATAGAGTGAAAGCCCGTGTCTCCTCTAAAGGGATACCAATAATGCGTTTCCCACCTTGTAAATAGCGAATAAATAAGTAACTAACCAATGTGACTAATAAAATGCCAATGAATCCGGAAAACCAAATTTTTTCAGAAGGGAACAGAAAGAACGAAATAAAGCGATGTTTATGATGTGGAAATGTAGGTAAATTGTATACACCAATCACAATATATAATACAGTCAGCGCTAGAAAAATAAGTCCATCAACTGTCACCATTTCCCAAGAATACACCAGTTGTTCTCTGAATAATTCTCCTTTTGAAAAAATTACGATTATCAGTAAAAGGGTGAGAAAAAGAATCACTCCCCAACTAAAGTCTTTAATGAATGTATAAATCAATGTGGCAAGAATCAAGCCGATTGTAGGCCAATAAGCTCGTTTAACTCTAGCGGCAATTCCTCGTCCTGTAATTAGTAACAAAAAACCAAGTAAAATAGCTGGGAACTGGGTGATAATATGAAACGATAGGGGATTAAATTTTGTTAACCATTTAAGCTCCGTAAACGCTTCTGGAATCGTCGCTGACAATACAATCATAATGCCCGAAAAATACATTAAAAATACGACAAATTTATGTGCTAATTCTGTCGATAACTCTCTTGGTATACCAGAATAACGAGCATTTAAATTCTGGCTTACGTTTTTTATAAAGAAAAAAACACCAATAATAAACGGTACGATATAGTAAAACAAGCGATAAAGTAAAATCCACGCAACGACAACTTCACGGTTAATGCCAAGTGCTGATAAGCCGAGAATCATCATCAGATCAAAACTACCTAATTCGCCAGGAATCATTGAAACAATACCAATGACAGAAGCGGCGATAAATAATGGTGCTACTTGAAGAGGGTCCGTTTTGACCCCCATTAAAAAGCCAATCAATAAAAAGGTAACTAAGACACCTGTCCATTCTAAAAAAGAAGTTAAGATTAATCCTGCACGTGTCCGATTATCAACATCACCGATATAGTCATCTTTTTTGAGCCAACTAGCTAGTAAAACCACAGGAAAATAAAGACCACCGCCAATCAACCAAATCCAATATTGCTGTAGATAGTCATTTGTATCACCAAATACTACCAAGAAGAATGCTAGTAAACTATAAATAGAAAGCCCAGACATAAGAAATATTAAAATTTTAGACAAAGCTCGGACCACTTTTTTACCGTCTTTTTCTTTGCCGTAAATCTCTGAACGAAGACCAATACTGATCAATCCGCCAAATCCAGCGACGTTATTTATTGTATTAATTGTCCAGCTAGTTTCTAAAAGAAAAATACGTTTAGTTTTTTGCTTCAAAATACGATTCAAAATCACATCATAGCCGATCATAGGAAGGACGGCGACTAGGCCCATAAGGAACATAAGAATAATTTTCCACAAGGGAAGATCTTGAAAAATAGAAGCTAACTGTGTGAACGAAATCGTCTTGCTAATTGAAACGATTTCTCGAATGATAATAATAACAACAGAAAAAATAAAGATTGTTTTAAAATAGCTAAGATGGTCTTTGAACCAATAAAAGATTTTTTTCATTCTAAATACCTACTTGTCTTTCAAAAATGTGAGAATTTTTTTATTGAATATTTCTGGTGCCTTTTTTGCAAAAGAATGTCCTTGTTTATCTACTATAACAAAAGAAGCGTTAGGGATTTCTTTTGCTAAATAAATCGAATGAGAATACTTAATGATATCGTATTTTCCAACAATTACTAATGTTTTTACATTGAAACGCCTCAAATCAAGTGTAGAGACGCCGATGTCTGTAGTCATTAATTTTATGGTTCGTACTCTTTTTTTAGCCTTTTTACTGAATAGTGACAGTAAGCGAAAAAGAGCGAATTCAAGAGCTGTCGCAACTCGAACAGGAAAACGTACACCTTTAACAACTGTGTTACCAGCATTCAATACTAGGCGGCGAACATAATCAGGATAATTTTTAGTAAAGACCATTGCTAAATTGGCTCCATCACTAAAACCAATAATATCTGCTTGCTTGACATGTTCTTGTTTCATAATCAAGTATACATCTTCGGCCATCTGCTCAAAAGAAAGAATGCTGCTTTCGTTGGTTGAACGACCATGCTCGCGACTATCAATTGTATAAACGCGATAATACTTACTAAATGCTGAGATCTGTTTTTGAAAGTATGAACCACTTCCGCCATTTCCGTGGAGAAGAAGTATAGGAAAACCTTGACCCGTTATTTCATAATAGATTAAACTATTATCAGCAGTTATAAGCTTCTTTTTTTGCTTTTTCATATCGTTACCACCTATCTCGTTTAGTATAGCGTTTTTTGATTAGATTTAAAACTGAAAAGAGAATCTATAATTGTTGTTTTTTATTAAAGAAAACTAAAGAAATCACCTTTTTTTAGATTTTTTTTGAATAATATCGTATGATAATTGGTACGTCAAAAAGTTTGGATGATTAGATGAGCAAATTAATAAAATTCGTAAAAAGAATATTACTCCTGTCGTTACTATTGATGGTGATAATTTCAGCCTATTTCGGCTTTAAAATTCGCCAGAATGTTCAACAGGTGATGGGGTATGAAACGCAAGTGAAACAAGCAGCAAAAGAAAACAATATCTCTGAATATGAAGACTTAATTTTAGCCATTATTTATACTGAATCAAAAGGGAAATCCGATGACCTGATGCAAAGTAGTGAGAGTGCTTATGGAAAACAACAAATGATCACAACATCTGAAGAAAGTATTGAAGTGGGGACGGCTTTTTTAGCACAAGCAATTGTAAAAGCGAATCAGTCTGATTGTGATATCTGGACGGCTGTTCAAGCGTACAATTTTGGACTAGATTATATTGATTATGTAAAAGAGCGTGGTGAAAAAAATTCGATCCGACTTGCAGAAAGTTATTCAAAAGAAATTTTGTCTCCTTTGCTTGGAAATGGTGATCAAAAAACGTACCGTTATTATCGCCCTCAAGCGGTGCTATATAATGGCGGCTATCTATATAGTAACGGCGGAAACATGTTTTACGCTGAGATCGTCAAGATGAATCAACAATTTATCAGGTGGCTCAAATAAGCTATTATGAACGCTTTTTTTAATCCTCAAGAACGTTTTTTCTTTAAAAAAGAAGGCATTCTTGAGGATTTTCTTGAACTTCTTTCCATTAACAAGTAAACTAAAGAAGATGTATTTTTACCAAGGAGAAAGTAGGGAACCGAATTCATGACAAATAAGTTTGACATAAAAAAAGGACTGACTCAATTAGAAGTAGAAGAACGAAAGCAACAAGGATTACAAAATAATTATGAAGAGAATGTAGCTAAATCAACCAAAGATATCATTTACGATAATGTGATGACGCTATTTAATTTTTTAAACTTTGCAATTGCTATTTGCTTGTTCTTTGTTGGCGCATATTCCAATTTAGCCTTTTTAGCCATTATACTAGTGAATATGGGAATGGGGATTTATCAAGAAATCCATGCAAGGAATTTAGTTCAAAAATTATCCATTGTTGCGAAAGAAAGTGTACATGTAATACGTGATGGTAACGAGGTAGAAATTGATACAAAAGAATTAGTAATGGATGATATTGTCATGATTTCGGCTGGAGAACAAGTGCCATCTGATATGGAAGTAATAGAAGGGAAAGCAGAAGCCAATGAAGCCTTATTAACTGGTGAATCTGATTTAATTGAGAAAACCGAAGGCGATATTTTGTTGTCCGGTAGCTTTTTAGCCAGTGGGCAAGTTTTTGCTAGAGTGATTCATGTTGGTGCAGATAATTATGCAGTTAAAATCACAGCAGAAGCAAAAGTTCATAAACCTATTCAGTCAGAACTGGTCAACTCGATT
The DNA window shown above is from Enterococcus sp. 4G2_DIV0659 and carries:
- a CDS encoding lysozyme family protein, giving the protein MSKLIKFVKRILLLSLLLMVIISAYFGFKIRQNVQQVMGYETQVKQAAKENNISEYEDLILAIIYTESKGKSDDLMQSSESAYGKQQMITTSEESIEVGTAFLAQAIVKANQSDCDIWTAVQAYNFGLDYIDYVKERGEKNSIRLAESYSKEILSPLLGNGDQKTYRYYRPQAVLYNGGYLYSNGGNMFYAEIVKMNQQFIRWLK
- a CDS encoding PhzF family phenazine biosynthesis protein, coding for MRRTVLRIDAFTRTVNQGNPAGVVLNGDDYNSQEMQEIAREVGFNETVFICASEKADSKLRYFTPGHETPLCGHATMGAVFALSEGKGDRRLQIETGAGVLPVDYNDQDKKITMQQAKPKFLDFKGDRLALCKSLGIQLQDIHPDLPIQYGNTGSWTLLLPVVHSDVLDKMQPNSTDFPNILKEMPKSSIHPFALCSREAGTFYARHFSSPFSGTTEDSVTGTASGVMGAYSLNHIYTKEKNKEITIHQGKHVQSEGTVWVQVFREALGEHKVIISGNACYNGEFDVGRVD
- a CDS encoding alpha/beta fold hydrolase — translated: MKKQKKKLITADNSLIYYEITGQGFPILLLHGNGGSGSYFQKQISAFSKYYRVYTIDSREHGRSTNESSILSFEQMAEDVYLIMKQEHVKQADIIGFSDGANLAMVFTKNYPDYVRRLVLNAGNTVVKGVRFPVRVATALEFALFRLLSLFSKKAKKRVRTIKLMTTDIGVSTLDLRRFNVKTLVIVGKYDIIKYSHSIYLAKEIPNASFVIVDKQGHSFAKKAPEIFNKKILTFLKDK